One Dysidea avara chromosome 7, odDysAvar1.4, whole genome shotgun sequence genomic region harbors:
- the LOC136262395 gene encoding uncharacterized protein gives MPESEGRSGEVSGEAISNGNVAASTQATSQSTPTTSVVGTISLTDHGENHQRDKETGCGALYLSARRDIVRDDSGSIEASFIAVQQQESECETDGQLFTTPTSGHVVTLANEANDDARSEHIVSSGHHDEIPSVSVEDQELFLTKIFDELSGCFPDLVFTVSQVHDADKLVPVLLITQRRLFKHPPFGAVSRVQIAVHYKSYTVHVLMKEWKRSSFETVAEIRELCQIIEDKSNFKFCPGIEPDHYNKEYYDVIRFHVQSVRLHDFPFHRVDSVNCKMLFKLAHNAREMEKDAIEVKCSACKRLITDLEHQKERTKKETPTRKIKRQKPSSRARLSYMSPASQAKRRTLAQYERTNNIRKLQKYEESEVTLDDEQHSEMCQIMENIGTHDLEMLYKEGDEHGVRKVMQDIWITDKERQRNEFASDQATNSSGGRGNRWSMITIRMALAVYIRSPSAYEALKQFSILKFPAKSTLQSYTGTFIHDPGASTTCIAEQVTRYLVYKEKCRQLGKQEPKADGAVIFDEVKVACQLVWNSRSHQLVGLAMTPNDLASLNDVYALLKSPEANKQTSYILQFIWRDLTSEFDIVGPYFTSPSTVDCQFVVACVFETIELLQLYGLKTSVLVCDGGSANVAAIKASHGCHGAYSVTEDSEDKFKVTPWMINPYNPPQKIFWLICPSHQLKNMVNALFSSKSNGTKQFRRGDNLMFGWQTIMDLYQRELARVSQGCTRMVPRLKEAHCLRDAWTKLNVHPAKIMQQEQVLGELYWYTHQDPLPEDVLTAKETLSYLEACNLLFEQGFLSHDRVRSADAKVLKNIDKGFSYFTDWLDSILKIDPNFSHTSTTQKSFLSWQTWDLLRIDVYSFRALCQWFRETYPTYFISPLRLSGSAVESLFSQYKHNAGGKLDSANFSTARAAHLVKQCVTDHHSGKGYRDDTLSTIEIPLSRKKYNKKDSHND, from the exons ATGCCTGAGAGTGAAGGACGGAGCGGTGAAGTTTCAGGCGAAGCGATTTCCAACGGTAATGTTGCCGCATCTACGCAGGCTACCTCGCAGTCTACGCCCACTACGAGTGTTGTTGGAACCATCAGCCTTACAGACCATGGCGAGAACCACCAGAGAGACAAAGAG ACAGGTTGTGGCGCTCTCTATTTATCCGCACGAAGAGACATTGTGAGGGACGACTCTGGCTCGATTGAAGCCAGTTTTATTGCTGTTCAGCAGCAAGAGAGTGAATGTGAAACAGATGGACAACTGTTTACAACCCCAACCAGCGGGCACGTGGTTACACTGGCGAATGAAGCTAATGATGATGCGAGGAGTGAGCACATAGTGAGTAGTGGCCATCATGATGAAATTCCTTCTGTCTCAGTGGAAGATCAAGAATTATTTTTGACTAAGATTTTTGATGAACTCAGTGGATGCTTTCCTGACCTTGTATTCACTGTTAGCCAGGTACACGATGCCGATAAGTTGGTTCCTGTGTTACTAATCACCCAGCGTCGGCTTTTCAAGCATCCTCCATTTGGAGCTGTGTCTCGTGTTCAGATAGCTGTACACTATAAATCCTATACGGTGCATGTGCTGATGAAGGAGTGGAAACGTTCTAGTTTTGAAACTGTGGCAGAGATCAGGGAGTTGTGCCAAATTATTGAAGACAAGTCAAATTTCAAATTCTGCCCAGGTATTGAGCCGGATCACTACAACAAGGAATACTATGATGTTATTCGCTTCCATGTCCAATCTGTGCGACTTCATGATTTCCCCTTCCATCGGGTTGATTCTGTAAATTGCAAGATGTTATTTAAGCTGGCACACAATGCCAGAGAAATGGAAAAAGATGCAATAGAAGTGAAGTGTTCTGCATGTAAAAGGCTTATCACAGATTTGGAGCATCAGAAAGAGAGAACAAAGAAAGAGACTCCAACACGGAAAATCAAAAGGCAGAAGCCTTCATCCAGAGCACGGCTATCATACATGAGCCCAGCTAGTCAAGCCAAACGCAGGACACTTGCACAATACGAGCGAACGAATAATATACGAAAGTTGCAGAAGTATGAGGAAAGTGAAGTGACCCTTGATGATGAACAGCACAGTGAAATGTGTCAGATTATGGAGAATATAGGGACACATGATCTAGAGATGCTTTACAAAGAAGGGGATGAGCATGGTGTCAGAAAAGTTATGCAAGACATCTGGATCACAGATAAGGAACGTCAAAGGAATGAGTTTGCTAGCGACCAAGCTACAAATA GCAGTGGTGGACGAGGAAACCGCTGGAGTATGATAACCATACGCATGG CGTTAGCCGTCTACATAAGAAGCCCATCTgcttatgaggctttaaaacaGTTCAGCATTCTCAAGTTTCCTGCAAAGTCCACACTACAGTCTTATACCGGGACATTTATACACGACCCTGGTGCTAGCACTACTTGCATTGCCGAGCAAGTTACTCGATATTTAGTTTACAAAGAAAAGTGCAGACAACTTGGAAAACAGGAACCTAAAGCTGATGGAGCTGTCATCTTTGACGAAGTGAAAGTTGCATGTCAACTGGTATGGAATTCTCGCAGCCATCAGCTGGTAGGATTGGCAATGACGCCGAATGACTTGGCATCTCTGAATGATGTATACGCTTTACTGAAAAGTCCTGAAGCCAACAAGCAGACTTCCTACATTTTACAGTTTATTTGGAGAGATCTAACTAGTGAATTTGACATTGTGGGTCCATATTTTACATCACCATCTACTGTGGATTGTCAGTTTgttgtagcatgtgtatttgAGACCATTGAACTGCTCCAGCTGTATGGTCTTAAGACAAGTGTTTTAGTTTGCGATGGTGGATCTGCTAACGTTGCAGCAATAAAGGCTAGTCATGGCTGTCATGGTGCCTACTCGGTGACAGAAGATAGTGAAGATAAATTCAAGGTGACACCTTGGATGATCAATCCTTATAATCCACCCCAGAAGAtcttttggctaatttgtccATCACATCAG cTGAAGAACATGGTAAACGCATTGTTTTCGTCCAAATCAAATGGTACGAAACAATTCAGACGTGGCGACAATCTAATGTTTGGATGGCAAACAATTATGGATTTATACCAACGAGAATTGGCCAGAGTTAGTCAAGGTTGCACCAGGATGGTCCCTCGTCTGAAGGAAGCTCACTGCTTACGCGATGCGTGGACAAAGCTGAATGTCCATCCGGCCAAGATCATGCAG CAAGAACAAGTGTTGGGGGAACTTTATTGGTACACCCACCAGGACCCATTACCCGAAGATGTGTTAACCGCTAAGGAGACGTTGTCGTATTTAGAGGCCTGCAATTTACTATTTGAACAAGGATTTCTGAGCCACGACCGAGTTAGAAGTGCTGATGCAAAAGTTCTGAAGAATATTGACAAGGGCTTCAGTTATTTTACCGATTGGCTAGATTCCATTTTGAAAATag ATCCAAACTTTTCCCACACTTCGACCACGCAGAAGTCTTTTCTGTCATGGCAAA CTTGGGACCTCCTTCGGATTGATGTATACAGCTTCAGAGCTCTGTGTCAATGGTTCAGAGAGACATATCCTACATATTTTATATCTCCACTACGTCTCTCCGGGTCAGCAGTCGAGAGCTTATTCAGCCAATATAAGCATAACGCTGGAGGCAAATTAGATTCAGCTAACTTTTCCACTGCCAGAGCTGCACATCTTGTAAAACAATGTGTTACGGACCATCACAGTGGAAAGGGATACAGGGACGACACATTGAGTACAATTGAAATACCCCTATCAAGGAAGAAATATAATAAGAAAGATTCACACAATGATTAA
- the LOC136262397 gene encoding uncharacterized protein, which produces MKPATRRKCSAKKNPCQQAKRTSSGRGRSDQIVSSTGTDKAKKPAAPRSAKGKKRPATTEATTNSEATHHNEEDHAPVAKRTRKILNKKERESLLRHLNSVDDVTLVDAVNVRLSEVQLFSTKLKNFADTLCKNEQLLQDIATHHHCRFSELYVECKKESDPFVQLQFQWHRYCSAFLLPRMYTLDCINFDETSESSLVSLRNKWLSFCEVNDVPVESNPVMISMSSAIYAVLLERAREYQTSLISEPGSSKTVVGIEGDDVYFRFGGAALCDMLHLHYKQIKGCSDAQRDKLSQEITILQSINTKDKSKIPEYLKYRDRGYMYFPDISFIPFIRQVDEVVKGVVSEEKMEGDGGQIIKAAHEKIKSCSSLEGCFLSTLSKRLPNMDTFSTEALDNVFTVFTRKLCNTRIQEFISSTKQQMASKKGLASTVDTNLRPMLLAQHTKLESKFVNNKGK; this is translated from the exons ATGAAGCCAGCAACGAGAAGGAAGTGCAGTGCTAAGAAAAACCCTTGCCAACAAGCGAAACGGACCAGCAGTGGAAGAGGAAGGAGTGACCAGATAGTTTCATCAACAGGAACAGATAAAGCGAAGAAGCCAGCGGCACCGAGATCCGCCAAAGGAAAGAAACGACCCGCTACCACCGAGGCTACCACCAACTCGGAAGCAACACACCACAACGAAGAAGACCACGCGCCAGTAGCCAAAAGAACACGCAAGATTTTGAATAAAAAGGAGAGGGAAAGTTTATTGCGCCATTTAAATAGCGTTGACGATGTCACTCTAGTAGACGCTGTTAACGTGAGACTGAGTGAAGTTCAGTTGTTCAGCACAAAATTGAAGAATTTtgcagatacattgtgtaaaaatgAGCAGCTCCTCCAGGATATTGCAACTCACCACCACTGCCGTTTTTCTGAGTTATATGTGGAGTGTAAGAAAGAGTCTGATCCATTTGTGCAGTTGCAATTTCAGTGGCATCGATACTGCAGTGCTTTCTTGTTGCCTAGAATGTACACATTGGATTGTATTAATTTTGACGAAACCAGTGAAAGCTCACTGGTATCATTGCGAAATAAGTGGTTGAGTTTTTGTGAGGTAAATGATGTACCAGTTGAGAGTAACCCTGTGATGATATCTATGTCATCGGCTATTTATGCAGTCCTACTAGAGCGAGCAAGGGAGTACCAAACCAGTCTGATCTCTGAGCCTGGATCATCAAAGACTGTGGTCGGAATTGAGGGTGATGATGTTTACTTTAGGTTTGGTGGTGCAGCACTATGTGACATGCTTCACCTTCACTATAAACAGATTAAGGGCTGCAGTGATGCTCAGAGAGATAAGTTGTCACAAGAGATAACAATATTGCAATCTATTAATACAAAAGATAAATCCAAAATACCCGAATATCTGAAGTATCGTGACCGAGGTTACATGTACTTCCCTGACATCAGCTTCATACCTTTTATCAGACAAGTAGATGAAGTAGTGAAAGGGGTTGTTAGTGAGGAAAAAATGGAAGGGGATGGAGGACAAATAATCAAG GCGGCACACGAAAAGATTAAATCGTGCTCAAGTCTTGAGGGATGCTTTTTGTCTACTCTGTCAAAGCGACTGCCAAACATGGATACATTCAGCACAGAGGCACTGGACAatgttttcactgttttcaCTCGCAAATTATGCAACACAAGGATCCAAGAATTCATTTCAAGTACTAAACAGCAAATGGCATCCAAAAAAGGACTAGCGTCTACTGTAGATACTAATTTAAGGCCAATGTTACTAGCTCAACATACAAAATTAGAAAGTAAATTTGTCAATAACAAAGGAAAATGA
- the LOC136260836 gene encoding xanthine dehydrogenase/oxidase-like has translation MEEIEGTVGDVVFFVNGNKVTLNSPDPEMTLLYFLRNNLGLKGTKLGCAEGGCGACTVMVSNYNPTTKTVSHFSVNACLAPLCSVDHMAVTTVEGIGSTRTKLHPVQERIAKAHGSQCGFCTPGIVMSMYTLLRNNVMPIEEEMEKALEGNLCRCTGYRPILDGFRTFCCKGDGGNCACSKDNNTGVIEGPYALFDPTEFQPLDPTQEPIFPPELMISTSPPPLHVKTDRVQWFRPNSLQQLLSIKANYLDKTNIIAGNSEIGIEMKFKNAQFPVLVSPTRILEMNVLEETNDGLVVGAACSLSDIEVKMKEICNRLPHHKTRTLVAILEMLRLFAGPQIRNVAVIGGNIVTASPISDLNPILIATGAILTIASKDTPQYTRKMDNTFFVSYRKTVLKHDEVLVSLVIPWTQEHEYVCSYKQSLRRDDDIAIVNAGMRVVVSEEDGIWQVKEMSLVYGGMAPVTKVASKTQSKLIGREWNDSLCDDACSSLIEEMKIPLDAPGGRPEFRCALTASFFLKFYVTVKNEISSIPHELLSATKPFRKEPTKASQGFQDVASSQPSDDVVGRPLMHLSALQQSTGEAVYVDDMPSYKDELHAAVVVSSRPHAEIVDIDISEAAIVEGFVDFVCAKDIPEGGRNLVATDEEVFANDKVTCIGQLIGLVVAKTRPLAQRAAKLVNITYKDLPAIITLEEAIAKESYYKPVKSLSSGDTEAAFSTADHVLSGEVRLGGQEHFYLETQCSLVVPKDGGEIEMFVSTQTANKAQMSAAAVLGVPAHKVLARVKRVGGAFGGKGTHSFMLSASVAVAANKLKVPVRMMLDRNEDMMITGGRHPYLSKYKVGFTNDGRLLALDIKYYCGSGNTVDISVFILEKSITHCENAYNIPNVTAVGYACKTNLPSNPAFRAFGRPEPMYIMECVISNVAAACKLPVHKVRELNLYRDGDRIPANQVLSGFNLRRCWNELLTKIKYEERTAAVEDFNKNNRWKKRGISVIPTKYGIAFPPPMSQGGALVHVYTDGSVLLAHGGVELGQGLHTKMVQVCSRVLGVPHRKVHTSEMATNTVANASPTAASVGSDLYGMAVKDACEQIKERLAPYMEANLKGTWEEWVAAAYLDMTNLSVQGFFNIPDIVYDYETNEGRCFDYFTSGVACSEVEVDMLTGAHHIISTDIIMDVGDSLNPAIDIGQIEGAFAQGVGLFTMEELIFLEESSTTPRGQLFTNGPGNYKIPCFSDIPLEFNVSLLKGSPNNRAIYSSRAIGEPPLFLGASVAFAIRDAIATVRRQAGVTECFTLDSPVTCERIRMACPDHITKQVFNQLGPNAGTAKRWNVIV, from the exons TTCTTCGTTAATGGCAATAAG GTCACTTTAAACTCTCCTGACCCAGAAATGACCTTACTGTATTTCCTCAGAAACAATT TGGGACTAAAGGGAACAAAACTTGGTTGTGCTGAAGGAGGATGTGGTGCGTGTACTGTGATGGTATCAAACTACAATCCTACAACAAAAACTGTCAG TCACTTCTCAGTCAACGCGTGTTTGGCTCCACTATGCTCAGTTGATCACATGGCAGTTACTACAGTGGAAGGAATTGGGAGTACCAGAACTAAACTACATCCTGTACAG GAACGAATTGCAAAAGCCCATGGATCACAATGTGGATTTTGTACACCAGGAATTGTAATGTCCATGTATACCTTACTGAGGAATAATGTGATGCCAATTGAAGAAGAAATGGAAAAGGCTTTGGAGG GTAACTTGTGTAGATGTACTGGCTACCGACCCATACTGGATGGATTCAGAACTTTCTGCTGTAAAGGGGATGGTGGAAATTGCGCTTGTAGTAAAGACAATAATACTGGAGTTATAGAG GGGCCATATGCACTGTTTGACCCTACTGAGTTTCAGCCACTGGATCCAACACAGGAGCCAATATTCCCACCAGAATTAATG ATCTCAACCTCACCTCCACCTCTGCACGTCAAAACAGATCGAGTACAATGGTTTCGTCCAAACAGTTTACAGCAGCTACTTTCAATTAAAGCAAACTATTTAGATAAAACTAACATCATTGCTGGAAATTCGGAAATTG GCATTGAAATGAAATTTAAGAATGCTCAATTCCCTGTACTGGTCTCACCTACTCGAATACTAGAGATGAATGTATTGGAGGAAACTAATGATGGTTTAGTGGTTGGAGCTGCTTGTAGCCTCAGTGATATTGAAGTGAAGATGAAGGAGATTTGTAATCGATTACCTCACCACAAGACAAGAACACTTGTAGCCATCCTGGAAATGTTGAGGTTGTTTGCTGGTCCACAGATCAGAAATGTTGCT gtTATAGGGGGTAACATTGTCACAGCTAGTCCCATATCTGATTTAAATCCCATTCTCATAGCTACTGGTGCTATTTTAACCATCGCATCAAAAGACA CTCCACAATACACACGCAAGATGGATAATACCTTTTTTGTGTCTTATCGTAAGACAGTTCTTAAACATGATGAAGTACTAGTGTCACTAGTAATACCCTGGACACAAGAG CATGAGTATGTGTGTAGCTACAAGCAGTCACTTCGTCGTGATGATGACATTGCCATAGTTAATGCTGGAATGAGAGTAGTAGTTAGTGAGGAAGATGGTATATGGCAAGTGAAGGAAATGAGTTTGGTCTATGGTGGAATGGCACCAGTTACAAAGGTTGCTAGTAAGACACAATCCAAGCTAATTGGCAG AGAATGGAATGATTCTTTGTGTGACGATGCCTGTTCCAGTTTAATCGAAGAAATGAAAATTCCCTTGGATGCTCCAGGAGGGAGACCAGAGTTCCGCTGTGCCCTAACAGCTTCCTTTTTCTTAAAATTTTATGTAACAGTGAAGAATGAAATCAGTAGCATCCCTCATGAGCTACTGTCAGCTACTAAACCATTTCGCAAAGAGCCAACCAAAGCTTCTCAAGGTTTtcaa GATGTTGCAAGCAGTCAACCAAGTGATGATGTTGTAGGAAGACCATTGATGCACTTGTCAGCCTTACAACAATCTACAGGAGAAGCAGTCTATGTTGATGATATGCCAAGCTATAAGGATGAGCTCCATGCTGCCGTCGTAGTTAGCTCACGTCCCCATGCTGAAATAGTTGATATTGATATCAGTGAAGCTGCTATAGTTGAAGGATTTGTTGATTTTGTTTGTGCTAAAGACATTCCTGAAGGAGGTAGAAACTTGGTTGCGACAGATGAAGAAGTGTTTGCCAATGATAAG GTGACATGTATAGGACAACTGATAGGATTAGTGGTTGCTAAAACTCGTCCATTAGCACAACGTGCAGCAAAGCTGGTGAATATAACATACAAGGACCTACCAGCAATAATTACCTTAGAG GAGGCTATTGCAAAAGAGTCATACTATAAGCCagtcaagtcccttagtagtgGTGACACTGAAGCAGCATTTAGTACTGCTGATCATGTGTTGTCAGGAGAAGTGAGACTTGGTGGACAA GAGCATTTTTACTTGGAAACTCAATGTTCATTAGTGGTTCCTAAAGATGGAGGGGAAATTGAAATGTTTGTGTCCACTCAAACTGCGAACAAAGCTCAA ATGTCAGCTGCTGCTGTGTTAGGTGTTCCAGCTCATAAAGTACTGGCACGTGTGAAACGAGTTG GAGGTGCATTCGGTGGCAAGGGCACACACAGTTTCATGCTTTCTGCTTCTGTAGCTGTAGCAGCAAACAA ACTGAAGGTACCAGTCCGGATGATGTTGGATCGTAATGAAGACATGATGATTACTGGAGGACGTCACCCTTACCTTAGTAAATATAAG GTCGGCTTCACAAATGATGGCAGATTGTTAGCGTTGGATATCAAATACTACTGTGGTTCTGGAAATACAGTTGATATATCTGTTTTT ATTTTAGAAAAGTCAATTACACACTGTGAAAATGCCTACAACATTCCCAATGTCACCGCTGTTGGTTATGCTTGCAAAACAAACCTTCCATCAAATCCAGCATTCCGTGCATTTGGCAGGCCAGAACCAATGTACATAATGGAGTGTGTTATCAGTAATGTGGCAGCCGCATGTAAACTGCCTGTGCACAAG GTGCGAGAACTAAACCTTTATCGTGATGGGGACAGAATACCAGCAAATCAAGTTCTTTCTGGTTTTAATCTTCGACGATGTTGGAATGAATTGCTGACTAAGATCAAATATGAGGAACGTACTGCAGCTGTTGAGGACTTCAACAA GAACAATCGCTGGAAGAAACGAGGTATTTCAGTGATTCCTACAAAGTATGGAATTGCCTTTCCTCCACCAATGTCtcaa GGTGGAGCTTTAGTACATGTCTATACTGATGGTTCGGTGTTACTGGCACATGGAGGAGTGGAGTTGGGACAAGGACTACACACCAAGATGGTACAAGTGTGCTCCAGAGTCCTTGGTGTACCCCACAGAAAAGTACACACCAGTGAGATGGCAACTAATACAGTGGCCAATGCCAGCCCAACAGCAGCTTCAGTTGGTAGTGATTTGTATGGTATGGCTGTGAAGGATGCATGCGAACAAATTAAAGAACGACTAGCTCCTTATATGGAGGCTAATTTGAAGGGAACATGGGAGGAATGG GTGGCTGCTGCGTATTTAGATATGACAAACTTGTCAGTACAAGGTTTCTTCAA TATTCCAGACATAGTTTACGATTATGAGACAAATGAAGGAAGATGTTTTGACTACTTCACATCTGGTGTGGCTTGTAGTGAAGTGGAGGTGGACATGTTAACAGGAGCTCATCACATCATCTCTACTGATATCATAATGGATGTGGGGGATAGCCTTAATCCTGCTATTGATATTGGACAG ATTGAAGGAGCATTTGCTCAAGGTGTTGGATTATTCACGATGGAGGAACTCATTTTCTTAGAAGAAAGCTCAACAACTCCCCGTGGACAGCTGTTCACTAATGGTCCAGGCAATTATAAGATACCTTGTTTTTCTGATATCCCATTGGAATTCAATGTTTCCCTACTGAAAGGATCTCCCAACAACAGAGCCATTTACTCTTCTAGA GCAATCGGTGAGCCACCATTGTTCTTAGGCGCATCTGTTGCCTTTGCCATTCGAGACGCAATAGCAACTGTTCGTAGACAAGCTGGAGTTACTGAGTGTTTCACACTGGATAGTCCGGTAACTTGTGAACGGATAAGAATGGCTTGTCCTGATCACATCACCAAACAG GTATTCAATCAGTTGGGACCAAATGCTGGCACTGCTAAAAGATGGAACGTCATTGTTTGA